The Akkermansia muciniphila genome contains a region encoding:
- a CDS encoding calcium-translocating P-type ATPase, PMCA-type, translated as MKSAAHHQGLSEQQVLENRTKYGVNILTPPEKEPLWKQFLEKFSDPIIKILLVALLLSVGVACYQFFTGAEPASVFLEPVGILVAILLATCVGFAFEVSANKKFEILNQVNDDTMVQVIRGGNICELPRRDVVVGDIVILNTGEEVPADGVLLEAVSLQVNESTLTGEPLIGKTTVEAEFKKDATYPSNHVLKGTTVVDGHGIMEVTSVGDKTEYGKVYEGSQIDNKVQTPLNRQLSRLGDLITWASYAIAALIIIGRLTLYFSHLPGPVEWLSAGTYILNTVMIAVTVIVVTVPEGLPMSVTLSLALSMKSMLANNNLVRKMHACETMGAATVICTDKTGTLTRNQMNVYKADFYGLGNAAPADNELGGLIREGISVNSTAFLDYADPDHIKALGNPTEGALLLWLHGQGVNYLDLRENARVLEQLTFSTERKYMATVVESPLLGKKVLYVKGAPEIVLGLCSTVLTPEGRVPAADMRPAIEEQLLAYQNQAMRTLGFAYRILDDDAPVFEDGRVIRTDLVYLGIAAISDPVRDDVPQAVKDCMDAGISIKIVTGDTPGTAREIGRQIGLWTEADTPDRLMTGVEFEQTPDEELLNRVMDLKIMCRARPMDKERLVKLLQKKDQVVAVTGDGTNDAPALNAAQVGLSMGDGTTVAKEASAITILDNSFMSISRAVMWGRSLYRNIQRFIVFQMTINVAACLIVLIGAFLGTESPLTVTQMLWVNLIMDTFAALALASLPPDERVMQDPPRKTTDHIITRPMGRNILGVGILFVAFLFGLLQYFKHADITSLTQFSLSGYFGSYLDFSSPEHELTGYELSLFFTIFVLLQFWNMFNAKAFNTHQSAFARMGASIGGFGLVALLILAGQYLIVTFGGKMFNVVPLRWTDWGLIFAGTSIVLWIGELVRAFTPDKSLRRP; from the coding sequence ATGAAGAGTGCAGCACATCACCAGGGACTTTCTGAACAGCAGGTTCTGGAAAACCGGACCAAATACGGGGTCAACATCCTGACGCCCCCGGAAAAGGAACCCCTGTGGAAGCAGTTCCTGGAGAAATTCTCAGACCCCATCATCAAGATTCTGCTGGTTGCCCTGCTCCTGTCCGTAGGCGTAGCCTGCTACCAGTTCTTCACCGGGGCGGAACCGGCCAGCGTCTTCCTGGAACCCGTGGGCATTCTGGTAGCTATCCTTCTGGCCACCTGCGTGGGCTTCGCCTTTGAAGTGAGCGCCAACAAGAAATTTGAAATCCTGAACCAGGTCAATGACGACACCATGGTCCAGGTCATCCGCGGCGGCAACATCTGCGAACTGCCCCGCCGCGACGTAGTCGTGGGAGACATCGTCATCCTGAATACCGGGGAGGAAGTCCCGGCGGACGGCGTGCTGCTGGAAGCCGTTTCCCTCCAGGTGAACGAGTCCACGCTGACGGGGGAACCCCTCATCGGCAAGACCACGGTGGAGGCGGAATTCAAGAAGGACGCCACCTACCCCTCCAACCACGTCCTGAAGGGAACCACCGTGGTGGACGGCCACGGCATCATGGAAGTGACTTCCGTGGGGGACAAGACGGAATACGGGAAGGTCTATGAAGGCTCCCAGATTGACAACAAGGTGCAGACGCCCCTCAACCGCCAGCTTTCCCGGCTGGGCGACCTCATCACCTGGGCCAGCTACGCCATTGCGGCCCTCATCATCATCGGCCGCCTCACCCTGTACTTCTCCCACCTGCCCGGCCCCGTGGAATGGCTGAGCGCGGGAACCTACATTCTGAATACGGTCATGATCGCCGTGACCGTCATCGTGGTCACGGTGCCGGAAGGGCTGCCCATGAGCGTCACCCTGAGCCTGGCCCTGAGCATGAAGAGCATGCTGGCCAACAACAACCTGGTGCGCAAGATGCACGCTTGCGAAACCATGGGGGCGGCCACCGTCATCTGCACGGACAAGACGGGCACCCTGACACGCAACCAGATGAACGTGTACAAGGCGGATTTCTACGGTCTGGGTAATGCCGCCCCGGCGGACAACGAGCTGGGCGGCCTGATCCGGGAGGGCATTTCCGTGAACTCCACCGCCTTTCTGGATTATGCGGACCCGGACCACATCAAGGCCCTGGGCAATCCCACGGAAGGAGCGCTCCTGCTGTGGCTGCACGGCCAGGGCGTGAATTACCTGGACCTGCGGGAAAACGCCCGCGTGCTGGAACAGCTTACCTTCTCCACGGAGCGCAAGTACATGGCTACCGTGGTGGAATCCCCCCTGCTGGGTAAAAAAGTCCTTTACGTGAAGGGCGCTCCGGAGATCGTGCTGGGCCTGTGCTCCACGGTCCTGACTCCGGAAGGCCGGGTGCCTGCCGCAGACATGCGCCCCGCCATTGAGGAACAGCTGCTGGCCTACCAGAACCAGGCCATGCGCACGCTGGGCTTCGCGTACCGCATCCTGGATGATGACGCCCCGGTGTTCGAGGACGGCCGCGTCATCCGCACGGACCTGGTTTACCTGGGCATCGCCGCCATTTCAGACCCTGTGCGGGACGACGTGCCCCAGGCCGTGAAGGACTGCATGGACGCGGGCATCAGCATTAAGATCGTCACCGGGGACACGCCCGGCACCGCGCGGGAAATAGGCCGCCAGATCGGCCTGTGGACGGAGGCGGACACGCCGGACCGCCTGATGACGGGCGTGGAGTTTGAGCAGACGCCGGACGAAGAATTGCTGAACCGCGTGATGGACCTGAAAATCATGTGCCGCGCCAGGCCCATGGACAAGGAACGCCTGGTGAAACTGCTCCAGAAGAAGGACCAGGTGGTGGCCGTGACCGGGGACGGCACGAACGACGCTCCCGCCCTGAACGCCGCGCAGGTGGGCCTTTCCATGGGGGACGGTACCACCGTGGCCAAGGAAGCCAGCGCCATCACCATTCTGGACAACTCCTTCATGAGCATTTCCCGCGCCGTCATGTGGGGGCGCTCCCTGTACCGGAACATCCAGCGCTTCATCGTCTTCCAGATGACCATCAACGTGGCGGCCTGCCTCATCGTGCTCATCGGCGCGTTCCTGGGCACGGAATCCCCCCTCACGGTCACGCAGATGCTCTGGGTTAACCTCATCATGGATACCTTCGCCGCGCTGGCGCTGGCTTCCCTTCCGCCGGACGAACGCGTGATGCAGGACCCGCCGCGCAAGACCACGGACCATATCATCACCCGCCCCATGGGCCGGAACATCCTGGGCGTGGGTATCCTGTTCGTGGCCTTCCTGTTCGGCCTGCTCCAGTACTTCAAGCATGCGGACATCACCAGCCTGACGCAGTTCAGCCTCAGCGGCTACTTCGGCAGCTACCTGGATTTCTCCTCCCCGGAACATGAACTGACGGGCTATGAACTGTCCCTGTTCTTCACCATCTTTGTTCTCCTCCAATTCTGGAATATGTTCAATGCCAAGGCCTTCAACACGCACCAGAGCGCCTTTGCCCGCATGGGGGCCAGCATCGGCGGATTTGGACTGGTGGCCCTGCTCATCCTGGCCGGGCAGTACCTCATCGTCACCTTCGGCGGCAAGATGTTCAACGTGGTGCCGCTGAGGTGGACGGACTGGGGCCTCATTTTCGCGGGTACTTCCATCGTCCTGTGGATCGGGGAGCTGGTGCGGGCGTTCACGCCGGACAAATCCCTCCGCCGCCCGTAA
- a CDS encoding efflux RND transporter periplasmic adaptor subunit has protein sequence MDLTRLTGSISGSAVLLFLFSLVFSGCKKTEQIPHETPTLIYEQPVTMDIPVEGSWVGHLDGVDNASIVPQITGYLLTQNYSNGAPVKKGKVLFRIDDSTFKDQVSRAKATLEQARAQLQQLNYDAEIYKPLAAENAISKQKYEDTRLSAIAAQAQVQQATAALALAEKNLSYTVLYAPFDGIAGISKTNIGDLVSPESGPLAIVSSVNPIRVNFAVTQQEWIQQAGKNGDEGVQTGSKLDITLKDGTKYPEQATVVAIDRAFNPQTGTIRVQADLPNGNYLLRPGMFITATAKLATVKNALTVPAKALLSTQGRFFVITLDEHNHPSIIPVQAGTQVGERQQVIPLQPDSLTPQSKVVVDGLLQAEMASRNPAAHLKAVPASNP, from the coding sequence ATGGACTTGACACGCCTGACGGGCTCTATCTCCGGTTCCGCCGTTCTCCTCTTCCTGTTCTCCCTCGTTTTCTCCGGGTGCAAAAAGACGGAACAGATTCCGCATGAGACACCCACGCTCATTTACGAACAACCGGTTACCATGGACATTCCGGTGGAGGGAAGCTGGGTGGGCCACCTGGACGGGGTGGACAACGCCTCCATCGTTCCCCAGATCACGGGCTACCTGCTGACGCAGAATTATTCCAACGGTGCCCCGGTGAAAAAGGGGAAGGTACTCTTCCGCATTGACGATTCCACCTTCAAGGACCAGGTATCCAGGGCCAAAGCCACGCTGGAACAGGCCCGGGCCCAGCTCCAGCAGTTGAATTACGACGCGGAGATTTACAAGCCGCTGGCCGCGGAGAACGCCATTTCCAAGCAAAAGTATGAGGACACGCGCCTGTCCGCCATTGCCGCTCAGGCGCAGGTGCAGCAGGCCACCGCGGCCCTGGCCCTGGCGGAGAAGAATCTTTCCTATACGGTGCTTTATGCCCCCTTTGACGGGATTGCCGGCATTTCCAAGACGAACATCGGCGACCTGGTCAGCCCGGAGAGCGGCCCCCTCGCCATCGTTTCCTCCGTCAACCCCATCCGCGTCAATTTTGCCGTCACCCAGCAGGAATGGATCCAGCAGGCGGGCAAGAACGGGGATGAAGGCGTCCAGACGGGCAGCAAGCTGGACATTACGCTGAAGGACGGCACCAAGTACCCGGAACAGGCTACCGTGGTAGCCATTGACCGGGCGTTCAACCCCCAGACGGGCACCATCCGCGTGCAGGCGGACCTTCCCAACGGGAATTACCTGCTGCGCCCCGGCATGTTCATCACCGCCACGGCAAAGCTGGCTACCGTCAAGAACGCGCTGACCGTTCCGGCCAAGGCCCTTCTTTCCACCCAGGGCCGCTTTTTCGTCATCACGCTGGATGAACACAACCACCCTTCCATCATCCCCGTACAGGCCGGAACCCAGGTAGGGGAGCGCCAGCAGGTCATCCCGCTTCAACCGGATTCCCTCACGCCGCAGAGCAAGGTGGTGGTGGACGGCCTTCTCCAGGCGGAAATGGCCTCCAGAAACCCGGCCGCACATCTGAAGGCAGTCCCCGCCAGCAACCCGTAA